One window of Homo sapiens chromosome 3 genomic patch of type FIX, GRCh38.p14 PATCHES HG2264_PATCH genomic DNA carries:
- the RTP4 gene encoding receptor-transporting protein 4 gives MVVDFWTWEQTFQELIQEAKPRATWTLKLDGNLQLDCLAQGWKQYQQRAFGWFRCSSCQRSWASAQVQILCHTYWEHWTSQGQVRMRLFGQRCQKCSWSQYEMPEFSSDSTMRILSNLVQHILKKYYGNGTRKSPEMPVILEVSLEGSHDTANCEACTLGICGQGLKSCMTKPSKSLLPHLKTGNSSPGIGAVYLANQAKNQSAEAKEAKGSGYEKLGPSRDPDPLNICVFILLLVFIVVKCFTSE, from the exons ATGGTTGTAGATTTCTGGACTTGGGAGCAGACATTTCAAGAACTAATCCAAGAGGCAAAACCCCGGGCCACATGGACGCTGAAGTTGGATGGCAACCTTCAGCTAGACTGCCTGGCTCAAGGGTGGAAGCAATACCAACAGAGAGCATTTGGCTG GTTCCGGTGTTCCTCCTGCCAGCGAAGTTGGGCTTCCGCCCAAGTGCAGATTCTGTGCCACACGTACTGGGAGCACTGGACATCCCAGGGTCAGGTGCGTATGAGGCTCTTTGGCCAAAGGTGCCAGAAGTGCTCCTGGTCCCAATATGAGATGCCTGAGTTCTCCTCGGATAGCACCATGAGGATTCTGAGCAACCTGGTGCAGCATATACTGAAGAAATACTATGGAAATGGCACGAGGAAGTCTCCAGAAATGCCAGTAATCCTGGAAGTGTCCCTGGAAGGATCCCATGACACAGCCAATTGTGAGGCATGCACTTTGGGCATCTGTGGACAGGGCTTAAAAAGCTGCATGACAAAGCCGTCCAAATCCCTACTCCCCCACCTAAAGACTGGGAATTCCTCACCTGGAATTGGTGCTGTGTACCTCGCAAACCAAGCCAAGAACCAGTCAGCTGAGGCAAAAGAGGCTAAGGGGAGTGGGTATGAGAAATTAGGGCCCAGTCGAGACCCAGATCCACTGAACATCTGTGTCTTTATTTTGCTGCTTGTATTTATTGTAGTCAAATGCTTTACATCAGAATGA